TTAATTCGCGACGAGGTTGGAGCACATCTTTTTGCATTAAAAACTGACGGCTCGCCACAAGATACTTTTTCTTTGCTGTGAGACGCTCTCGGCTTTTCCACCAAGCATTATCAGCTGCAACTTTAAGTGTTTCGTCTGCTTCAAATGGAAATACCACCCAGCGACGCATGAGATCTAATTTCTCAGCCTTTGCAAATGAGGGAGGGCATAAGACGACAAATAAGAAAATCCAAAGAACTTTCTTCATGCTCATATTTTTAGATTTTTTCTTCTTTAGCGCAATAGAATAAAACGAAAAAGAGGGTAAATAGAGTGATTTAGGGTGCAGCCATTGGCTGAAAAAGATCTTTGATTTGAGAAATTTGCCTAGGAGTTTGCTGAAAAGTGCCAAGCCATGATTCAGGCGCTTCCATACATAAAAAAGCGGGGTAACCTTTGTCTCTTTTTTTAAACTCACCAATTACATGGGAGAACATTTGATTTCTTAAGCCTTGATCGTAGCGAAGTTTACCATCGCCACTTAAAAAGAGTTCACCCGTAAGTGCCGCGGGTGGATTTTTAGAAAATCTTTCTCTAAGGATATGTTTCATCTCAGGTGGATATCTCAGTGCCCCAATACTTATCCAGCGAATTTCTTTAGGCGTAAACATGGTCGTGATTTGATCAACTAATTCTGAATACAAAACTTTCCAACCAGAAACATAGATCATCGGATCAACATGAAATGCGACAGGAAAACCTTGATTACTGGCAGTTCTTCCAGCGTGTAGTCTTTGCCTAAGTGATGCTGTACCATGTTCTTCACTTGCAATAATAGATTGTGGATTAACTGAAAAACTAACAACCACATTGCCTGCATGTTGAACATCAATAAAATTTTTAATATTATCTGATTTAGTTTTAAATTCGCATGTAAGTTTTGGATGTCTTGAAAACCACTGTACTAATATTTTTGAATAATGGGTGATATCATCTAAGCTTAATGAATCAATTGTTTCGCCAGTGCCTACGCGAAATGGAGAATTAGGAAATTTAAGTGCAGTTTCATCAAGTTCAATTAAAGCATCTTCGATATTTGTATAAATCTGACTAACGGGTGAGTTAATATAAGATTGTAAATAACAATAACTACAATTCATATTGCATTGAACACCTAGGTTTAAAACAAAGTAGTTACAACATGCCGCTCCTTGGGTGCCTGGGCATTTTCTAAAAAAATGTCCTTCATGAGGTGCAAGATAGAGTCGTTTTTTTGAAAGGCTAAATTCTTTTCCTGTTAAATTTCCTTCACGATTACCGTAAGGTCTCTCACTTACTTTAATGGGTGTTACATTTAAAATTTCTCGTGCGCGTTTTGCGACAAGTGAGTTCCATGACTTTTCATGAATATAAAGTTCTGAAAACTGATCGCTTATGAGTTCCAAATTTGATCACCTAATTCAGTTTTTT
The window above is part of the Oligoflexia bacterium genome. Proteins encoded here:
- a CDS encoding radical SAM protein encodes the protein MELISDQFSELYIHEKSWNSLVAKRAREILNVTPIKVSERPYGNREGNLTGKEFSLSKKRLYLAPHEGHFFRKCPGTQGAACCNYFVLNLGVQCNMNCSYCYLQSYINSPVSQIYTNIEDALIELDETALKFPNSPFRVGTGETIDSLSLDDITHYSKILVQWFSRHPKLTCEFKTKSDNIKNFIDVQHAGNVVVSFSVNPQSIIASEEHGTASLRQRLHAGRTASNQGFPVAFHVDPMIYVSGWKVLYSELVDQITTMFTPKEIRWISIGALRYPPEMKHILRERFSKNPPAALTGELFLSGDGKLRYDQGLRNQMFSHVIGEFKKRDKGYPAFLCMEAPESWLGTFQQTPRQISQIKDLFQPMAAP